The following are from one region of the Petrotoga mobilis SJ95 genome:
- the uvrA gene encoding excinuclease ABC subunit UvrA has translation MDNKWIRIKGAREHNLKNIDVEIPKNTLSVITGLSGSGKSTLALDTIYAEGQRRYLESVSSYARQFLGNLKKPDVEFIEGLSPSIAIEQKSVSHNPRSTVGTITEIYDYIRVLFARVGKAYCPKCNIPLQSSTVDEIVDNIFKNFNEDARLYIFAPIAKEKKGEFKKELHSMKLSGFKRVEIDGVIYDLDEIDSLEKTYRHNINLLVDRVKLRKDNFERIFEAVELCLKEGDGFVEIREMDNDENVISSQTYSENLACPKCGYSFPEINPKLFSFNSPYGACSECHGLGFKLEVEPEYIFDINKSLEDGAALNMGKDTFMVSMMKDVVRSLGEDPSKPLKSMPSKVLNTLLYGTDKEIDFSFSKKNGDSYEFTRGFEGMVNWYERRYKQTDSREIKEWIERNFMIQKTCQACNGKRLREEALSVRIDGYNIYDLTEMPISELKLFFDALKLSDFEMEIAHELLREIKRRLTFLIDVGLDYLTLGRNATTLSGGESQRVRLATQIGSGLTGVTYVLDEPTIGLHQRDNDRLINTLKKLRDLDNTVIVVEHDENVIRASDYIIDLGLGAGVNGGKVIFQGPTSKLLENSNGSLTGKYLRGETRIEIIDKKRVEKNASLKIIGAKHNNLKNVTVEIPLGKFVVITGVSGSGKSSLIMDTLYPALQKELYNSRVRPGEYEKIEGLEYIDSVISIDQSPIGRTPRSNPATYTGVFDYIRELFAATPEAKIRGYDKGRFSFNVKGGRCEACKGHGVLKIEMQFLPDVYVTCDVCKGKRYNKETLKVTYKGKNISDVLDMTVDEALDFFKNLPLIKNVLELLQDVGLGYIRLGQSATTLSGGEAQRIKLTSELRKKATGNTVYILDEPTTGLHFEDIKKLIKVLNILVEKGNTVIVIEHEMDIVKNADYIIDLGPEGGENGGYIVATGTPEEVAESGTYTGYYLQEVLSKERISK, from the coding sequence ATGGATAACAAATGGATTAGAATAAAAGGTGCTCGAGAGCATAATTTAAAAAATATAGATGTTGAGATACCTAAGAATACCCTTTCAGTCATTACCGGCTTATCTGGTTCAGGAAAATCAACTTTAGCACTTGATACTATATATGCGGAAGGTCAAAGAAGGTATTTAGAGTCTGTTTCTTCCTATGCAAGACAGTTTTTAGGAAATTTGAAAAAACCCGATGTAGAATTTATCGAGGGGCTCTCACCTTCAATTGCTATTGAACAAAAATCTGTAAGTCATAATCCAAGGTCAACGGTAGGTACCATCACAGAGATTTATGATTATATTAGGGTGTTGTTTGCAAGGGTTGGTAAGGCTTACTGCCCAAAGTGCAATATCCCACTGCAAAGTTCTACTGTAGATGAAATTGTGGATAATATTTTTAAGAATTTTAATGAGGATGCAAGATTGTATATCTTTGCTCCAATTGCCAAGGAAAAGAAAGGTGAGTTTAAAAAGGAACTACATAGTATGAAGCTGTCAGGTTTTAAAAGGGTGGAAATCGATGGAGTGATATACGATTTAGATGAGATAGACTCACTTGAAAAGACCTACAGGCATAATATAAACCTACTTGTTGACAGAGTTAAGTTGAGAAAAGATAATTTTGAGAGAATCTTCGAAGCCGTTGAATTGTGCCTTAAAGAAGGAGATGGCTTTGTAGAAATTAGGGAAATGGATAATGATGAGAACGTTATTTCTTCTCAAACTTATTCTGAGAATTTAGCTTGCCCTAAATGTGGTTACAGCTTTCCAGAAATTAATCCCAAATTGTTTTCATTTAATAGTCCTTATGGGGCATGTTCGGAATGCCATGGATTAGGTTTTAAGTTGGAGGTTGAGCCTGAATATATATTTGATATAAACAAGTCTTTGGAAGATGGCGCTGCTTTGAATATGGGGAAAGATACTTTTATGGTGAGCATGATGAAAGATGTTGTTCGAAGTTTGGGTGAGGATCCATCAAAACCTTTAAAAAGTATGCCTTCAAAAGTTTTAAATACCTTGCTGTATGGGACTGACAAAGAAATAGATTTTTCCTTTTCAAAAAAGAACGGAGACAGTTATGAGTTTACTAGAGGGTTTGAAGGAATGGTGAATTGGTACGAAAGAAGGTACAAGCAAACGGATTCCCGGGAAATAAAGGAATGGATCGAAAGAAATTTCATGATTCAAAAGACATGTCAAGCCTGTAATGGCAAAAGGTTGAGGGAAGAAGCCCTCAGCGTTAGGATAGATGGATACAATATATATGATTTGACAGAAATGCCAATTAGTGAACTAAAACTTTTCTTTGATGCTTTAAAACTGAGTGATTTTGAAATGGAAATTGCCCACGAACTTCTTAGAGAAATAAAGAGAAGGTTAACTTTTTTGATCGATGTAGGACTTGATTATTTGACACTTGGAAGAAATGCGACAACTCTTTCTGGTGGAGAGTCCCAGAGGGTTAGATTGGCTACACAGATTGGATCGGGGTTAACAGGAGTGACATATGTTTTGGATGAGCCAACTATAGGTCTTCACCAAAGAGATAACGACAGGCTTATAAATACTTTGAAAAAGTTGAGAGACCTCGATAATACGGTAATAGTTGTCGAACATGACGAGAACGTTATTAGAGCCTCAGATTATATTATAGATCTTGGGCTCGGCGCAGGTGTCAATGGGGGAAAAGTCATCTTTCAAGGTCCTACTAGTAAGTTGTTAGAGAATTCTAATGGGTCCCTTACAGGGAAGTATTTAAGGGGAGAAACAAGAATAGAAATAATTGATAAAAAACGAGTAGAAAAGAACGCTAGTTTAAAGATAATCGGTGCCAAACACAACAATTTGAAAAATGTCACGGTTGAGATTCCCTTGGGGAAATTTGTGGTTATAACAGGAGTTTCAGGCTCAGGTAAATCTTCGTTGATTATGGATACGTTGTATCCGGCTTTGCAAAAGGAGCTTTATAATTCCAGGGTGAGACCCGGAGAGTATGAAAAGATCGAAGGTTTAGAATATATAGATAGCGTGATCTCTATCGATCAAAGTCCTATTGGTAGAACTCCAAGAAGTAACCCAGCTACATATACAGGAGTATTTGATTATATTCGTGAACTGTTCGCTGCAACACCTGAGGCTAAGATTAGAGGATACGACAAGGGAAGATTTTCCTTCAACGTTAAGGGCGGAAGGTGTGAAGCCTGTAAAGGCCATGGAGTTTTGAAGATTGAGATGCAATTTCTACCTGATGTGTATGTAACCTGTGACGTATGTAAAGGTAAGAGATACAACAAAGAAACGTTAAAGGTCACTTATAAAGGTAAAAATATTTCTGATGTTTTAGATATGACTGTGGATGAGGCTTTGGACTTTTTCAAGAACTTACCTTTAATAAAAAATGTTCTAGAACTGCTGCAAGATGTGGGTTTGGGATACATAAGATTGGGTCAATCCGCAACCACCCTTTCTGGTGGAGAAGCTCAAAGGATCAAATTAACTTCCGAGCTAAGGAAAAAAGCAACGGGGAATACCGTTTATATACTCGATGAACCTACTACGGGTCTTCATTTTGAAGATATAAAGAAATTAATAAAAGTTCTCAATATTCTCGTTGAAAAGGGTAATACCGTTATAGTAATAGAACACGAGATGGACATTGTAAAAAACGCAGATTACATTATAGACTTAGGACCAGAAGGCGGAGAAAATGGGGGTTACATTGTGGCTACAGGCACCCCAGAAGAAGTAGCTGAGAGCGGTACTTACACCGGGTACTACTTGCAAGAGGTTTTATCAAAAGAAAGAATTTCAAAGTAG